A genomic window from Natrinema sp. HArc-T2 includes:
- a CDS encoding acetate--CoA ligase family protein, whose protein sequence is MGRLSALFDPETVAVVGATDREGAVGRAILENLRDGFDGEVVPINPSRETVLGLECYPDAKSAPPIELAVVVVPPDIVSDSIRDLAEAGVANVVVITAGFAETGSEGAKRERRLRELAAEYDLNVVGPNSLGIMATPNGMNASFGPQDALEGSISFLSQSGAFITAVLDWATDEGIGFQNVVSLGNKAVLDETDFIREWDDDPETDVIIGYLEDIDDGQTFLETAREVTDETPIVLVKSGRTDAGAKAASSHTGAIAGSERAYEAGLEQAGVLRAHSVQELFDYARALAGLPEPDTDGVAVVTNAGGPGVLTTDAVGDSTLEIADFTDETITALADAMPDEANVYNPIDAIGDADVDRFGEALEIALADPNVGSAVVVAAPTAVLSYDDLAETVIETREAHETPVVTCLMGGKRVRDAEATLREAGIPNYFDPSRAVSGLDALARFRDIHEQSTDDPETFDVDRARARDILARADRRDNNRLGVESMDLLEAYGISTPTGEIVDDPARAREVAAEIDGDVVMKIVSPEISHKSDIGGVKVGVATDDVYDAYEDIVARARSYQPDATIVGVQVQELVDLEAATETIVGMNRDPQFGPLLLFGLGGIFVEILEDTSVRIAPIGEREAREMIDEIQAAPLLRGARGRESADIEGVVETIQRLSQLVTDFPSILELDINPLVASADGVQAIDLRLTVDTETLDTENQ, encoded by the coding sequence ATGGGACGGTTATCCGCACTCTTCGATCCCGAGACCGTCGCCGTGGTCGGCGCGACCGACCGTGAGGGCGCGGTCGGGCGGGCGATCCTCGAGAACCTGCGCGACGGGTTCGACGGCGAGGTCGTCCCGATCAATCCCTCGCGCGAGACGGTCCTCGGACTCGAGTGTTATCCGGACGCGAAGAGCGCCCCGCCGATCGAGTTGGCGGTGGTCGTCGTACCGCCCGATATCGTCAGCGACTCGATTCGGGACCTCGCCGAGGCAGGCGTTGCGAACGTCGTCGTCATTACCGCCGGGTTCGCCGAAACGGGCAGCGAGGGCGCGAAACGCGAACGCAGACTGCGCGAGCTCGCCGCCGAATACGACCTCAACGTCGTCGGTCCCAACAGTCTCGGCATCATGGCGACGCCAAACGGGATGAACGCCTCGTTCGGCCCACAGGACGCACTCGAGGGGTCGATCTCCTTTCTGAGCCAGTCAGGTGCGTTCATCACCGCCGTCCTCGACTGGGCGACCGACGAGGGAATCGGCTTTCAGAATGTCGTCTCGCTCGGTAACAAGGCTGTCCTCGACGAAACCGACTTTATCCGCGAGTGGGACGACGACCCGGAAACTGACGTTATCATCGGCTATCTCGAGGACATCGACGACGGGCAGACGTTTCTCGAGACCGCTCGCGAGGTGACCGACGAGACACCGATCGTCCTCGTTAAATCCGGTCGGACGGACGCCGGCGCGAAGGCGGCCTCCTCGCACACCGGTGCGATCGCCGGCAGCGAACGAGCCTACGAGGCCGGCCTCGAGCAGGCCGGCGTCCTTCGAGCCCATTCGGTCCAAGAGCTGTTCGACTACGCACGGGCACTTGCAGGGCTGCCCGAGCCCGACACCGACGGCGTCGCCGTCGTGACGAACGCGGGCGGCCCCGGCGTGTTGACGACTGACGCGGTCGGTGACTCGACGCTCGAGATCGCCGACTTTACCGACGAGACGATCACGGCGCTGGCCGATGCGATGCCCGACGAGGCCAACGTCTACAACCCGATCGACGCGATCGGCGATGCCGACGTCGATCGCTTCGGCGAGGCTCTCGAGATCGCACTCGCTGACCCCAACGTCGGCAGCGCGGTCGTCGTCGCCGCGCCGACGGCGGTCCTGTCGTACGACGACCTCGCCGAGACGGTGATCGAGACTCGCGAGGCACACGAGACACCGGTCGTAACCTGCCTGATGGGCGGGAAACGCGTTCGCGACGCCGAAGCAACGTTGCGCGAGGCTGGGATCCCGAACTACTTCGATCCCTCGCGGGCGGTGTCGGGTCTCGATGCGCTCGCGCGGTTCCGCGATATTCACGAGCAATCGACTGACGACCCCGAGACGTTCGACGTGGACCGAGCGCGTGCCCGTGACATATTGGCACGCGCCGACCGTCGCGACAACAACCGACTCGGTGTCGAATCGATGGACTTGCTCGAGGCCTACGGGATTTCGACGCCGACCGGCGAGATCGTCGACGACCCTGCCCGCGCCCGCGAGGTGGCCGCGGAGATCGACGGCGACGTCGTCATGAAGATCGTCAGCCCCGAGATATCACACAAATCCGACATCGGCGGTGTCAAAGTCGGCGTCGCAACTGACGATGTCTACGACGCCTACGAGGACATCGTCGCCCGGGCACGCAGCTACCAGCCCGACGCGACGATCGTCGGCGTCCAGGTGCAGGAACTGGTCGATCTCGAGGCCGCGACCGAGACGATCGTCGGGATGAATCGCGATCCGCAGTTCGGCCCGCTGTTGTTGTTCGGCCTCGGCGGCATCTTCGTCGAAATCTTGGAGGACACGTCGGTTCGTATCGCGCCCATCGGCGAGCGTGAGGCTCGCGAGATGATCGACGAGATCCAGGCTGCACCGCTGTTGCGCGGCGCTCGCGGCCGCGAGTCCGCGGACATCGAGGGCGTCGTCGAGACGATCCAGCGGCTCTCACAGCTCGTGACGGACTTCCCGTCGATCCTCGAGCTCGATATCAATCCGCTCGTGGCGAGCGCAGACGGCGTACAGGCAATCGATTTGCGGCTCACCGTCGACACGGAGACACTCGACACCGAGAACCAATGA
- a CDS encoding metal ABC transporter permease, with amino-acid sequence MTQRHSLRRRLEHVGIAVTAVLAVAMVVLLAIDALREVPFVGTMYEQLRIAGWWADHYLGTNVFYHPFMWRSIATGILIGVVAPLVGTYLVHREMALIGETLAHTAFAGVAVGLLVSSITGWNGSLMVIALVVGVLGALAVQWLAERTDTYGDVPIAIMLTGSFAIGTLVISYGRGMSGINVQDYIFGSISVVTPSGARLMAVISVVVVAVTVATYKQLLFITFDEQAARVARLNVTWYNTLLIVMTAVVVVGAMQILGVILVAAMLVVPVAAGTHLAQSFRETIYLSILFGQVAVIGGFVLSISQSLPTGGSIVVVAIACYLLAVFASSRSSPAISMH; translated from the coding sequence ATGACACAGCGACATTCCCTCCGGCGACGGCTCGAGCACGTCGGGATCGCCGTGACTGCCGTCCTCGCAGTGGCGATGGTCGTGCTGCTGGCGATCGACGCGTTGCGTGAGGTCCCGTTCGTCGGAACGATGTACGAACAGCTCCGGATCGCGGGCTGGTGGGCCGATCACTACCTCGGGACGAACGTCTTCTATCATCCGTTCATGTGGCGTTCGATCGCGACGGGGATCCTGATCGGCGTCGTCGCGCCGCTGGTCGGCACGTATCTCGTCCACCGCGAGATGGCCCTGATCGGCGAGACGTTGGCGCATACGGCCTTTGCCGGCGTCGCAGTCGGGCTGCTGGTGAGTTCGATCACCGGCTGGAACGGCTCGCTGATGGTCATCGCGCTCGTCGTCGGGGTGTTGGGCGCACTCGCCGTCCAGTGGCTGGCCGAGCGAACCGATACCTACGGCGATGTGCCGATCGCGATCATGCTGACCGGCAGCTTCGCTATTGGGACGCTGGTCATCAGCTACGGTCGCGGGATGTCCGGCATCAACGTCCAGGACTACATCTTCGGCAGCATCTCGGTCGTCACGCCCTCGGGCGCGCGGCTGATGGCAGTCATTAGCGTGGTTGTCGTCGCCGTCACCGTCGCGACCTATAAACAGCTGCTGTTCATTACGTTCGACGAGCAGGCCGCCCGCGTCGCACGGCTCAACGTCACGTGGTACAACACCCTGTTGATCGTGATGACGGCCGTCGTCGTCGTCGGCGCAATGCAGATCCTCGGCGTGATCCTCGTCGCCGCGATGCTGGTCGTCCCCGTCGCCGCTGGGACCCACCTCGCTCAGAGCTTCCGAGAGACGATCTACCTCTCGATCCTCTTCGGGCAGGTGGCCGTCATCGGCGGCTTCGTCCTCTCGATCTCACAGAGCCTGCCCACTGGTGGCTCGATCGTCGTCGTCGCCATCGCCTGCTATCTGCTTGCGGTCTTCGCCTCGAGCCGGTCGTCGCCGGCGATCTCGATGCATTAA
- a CDS encoding metal ABC transporter ATP-binding protein, with amino-acid sequence MTVVALENVTFAYGEQPAVKDVTLRVDEGDFLGLIGPNGSGKTTLLHLMLGLRTPDSGTIELFGEPVSAFDDGERIGYVSQQATSGGGSMPVTVREAVTMGRFAHAGHGRLTADDHAIVDDALETVGITDLADRQVNQLSGGQRQRAYIARALASEADLLALDEPTVGVDAESRDAFYQLLESLNDDGITIILIEHDIGVVTDRANRIACINTELYHHGDTESFVESDALTEAYGATGQVVHHHH; translated from the coding sequence GTGACTGTCGTCGCACTCGAGAACGTGACGTTTGCCTACGGCGAACAGCCGGCGGTCAAGGATGTCACGCTCCGGGTCGATGAGGGGGACTTTCTGGGCCTGATCGGCCCCAACGGCTCGGGCAAGACCACGCTCTTGCATCTCATGCTCGGCCTGCGCACGCCCGACAGCGGCACGATCGAACTCTTCGGCGAGCCTGTCTCGGCGTTCGACGACGGCGAGCGCATCGGCTACGTCTCCCAGCAGGCCACCAGCGGCGGCGGCTCGATGCCAGTTACCGTCCGCGAAGCGGTGACGATGGGCCGATTCGCCCACGCGGGCCACGGTCGGCTGACTGCCGACGATCACGCGATCGTCGACGACGCACTCGAGACCGTCGGCATTACTGACCTCGCAGATCGGCAGGTCAACCAGCTTTCGGGCGGCCAGCGCCAGCGGGCCTATATCGCCCGCGCGCTGGCTTCCGAGGCCGACCTGCTGGCACTCGACGAGCCGACCGTCGGCGTCGACGCCGAATCCCGCGACGCGTTCTACCAGTTGCTCGAGTCGCTCAACGACGATGGGATCACGATCATCCTGATCGAACACGACATCGGCGTCGTCACGGATCGGGCGAACCGGATCGCCTGTATCAACACGGAGCTGTACCACCACGGCGATACCGAATCGTTCGTCGAAAGCGATGCCCTGACCGAGGCCTACGGCGCGACGGGCCAGGTCGTCCACCACCACCACTGA
- a CDS encoding metal ABC transporter substrate-binding protein has translation MKLTRRTLLQTAAGAATVSTVAGCLDDISAADANLDAGYAAFFTLWDWAEQVSGDAIDFENPVGTGQAGHGWSPSGDLTRDIADAGVFVYFDTPAFSWAQDVAATLEADYDTVAVIDGLAGLDDQLLGWDHETDSHDHESEGDHSNETNDGHDHGGASIDPHVWLDPVLATEIVNTIASGLAEADPDNAETYEENAASYKSALESVDQQFTELLETADRHVAVFAGHDSFTYLQDRYGFEIHTPVGVSPQEEPSASDISETIDLVDSEGIETILYDPFEDPDGAYPLVETIIEESDATDAMPITHLSGTLATWQDEGWGYLEQMEEINLPAFREVLDAQ, from the coding sequence ATGAAGCTGACACGGCGGACGCTGCTGCAGACGGCTGCCGGCGCAGCCACCGTGAGTACCGTCGCCGGCTGTCTCGACGATATCAGCGCGGCGGACGCGAATCTCGACGCCGGCTACGCCGCCTTCTTTACGCTGTGGGACTGGGCCGAGCAGGTCAGCGGCGACGCGATCGACTTCGAGAACCCGGTGGGGACCGGACAGGCAGGCCACGGTTGGTCGCCAAGCGGCGACCTCACCCGGGACATCGCCGACGCCGGCGTCTTCGTCTACTTCGATACGCCCGCGTTCTCGTGGGCCCAAGACGTCGCGGCGACGCTCGAGGCCGACTACGACACCGTCGCCGTGATCGACGGACTCGCGGGACTGGACGACCAGTTGCTTGGCTGGGATCACGAGACCGACAGCCACGACCACGAGAGCGAGGGCGATCACAGCAACGAGACCAACGACGGCCACGATCACGGCGGCGCGTCGATCGATCCACACGTCTGGCTCGATCCCGTGCTCGCAACGGAGATCGTCAACACGATCGCGTCGGGTCTGGCCGAGGCTGATCCGGACAACGCCGAAACCTACGAGGAGAACGCCGCGTCGTACAAATCAGCTCTCGAGTCCGTCGACCAGCAGTTCACGGAGCTACTCGAGACGGCAGACCGACACGTCGCCGTCTTCGCTGGGCATGACTCGTTTACCTATCTGCAGGACCGGTACGGGTTCGAGATTCACACGCCGGTCGGCGTCTCTCCGCAGGAAGAGCCGAGTGCCAGCGACATCTCCGAGACGATCGACCTTGTCGATTCGGAGGGGATCGAGACGATCCTCTACGATCCCTTCGAGGATCCCGACGGCGCCTATCCGCTCGTCGAGACGATCATTGAGGAGAGCGACGCCACCGACGCGATGCCGATTACACATCTCTCGGGAACGCTCGCGACGTGGCAAGACGAGGGCTGGGGGTACCTCGAGCAAATGGAAGAGATAAACCTTCCCGCGTTCAGAGAGGTACTAGACGCACAGTGA
- a CDS encoding YhjD/YihY/BrkB family envelope integrity protein: protein MASSVRDAAPFSKSVVTGIQEKNVTFMAASIAYQAFVSLIPLLVLLFFLVSFVGDQALAEQVSTTTEGFLPESGQVMLENGIEGDTGSVGTSLIGLVALVWGSLKIFRGLDTAFSEIYASTAENSLVDQLRDGAVVFATIGVALVAAALATVVFAFFPSIPFIGVLNPLLLVVGLTIAFLPMYYFFPDTDVSVREVLPGVVVAAVGWAALQSLFQVYVAFASSSDSAGPIGAILLLLTWLYFGGLILLVGVVVNATHSGHLELDADGTATDGMERPSVVASDRRKREHLEAQLIGLRRERDQLRNDRAAQRSRRYRLEDRVETLEAQLGELESKTRSLEDENERLRRELTSQRGSWRRRLRGVLTRVRTLNVGVLETQRD from the coding sequence ATGGCTAGCTCCGTCCGCGACGCCGCTCCCTTCTCGAAGTCGGTTGTGACCGGAATCCAGGAGAAGAACGTGACGTTCATGGCGGCCAGCATCGCCTATCAGGCGTTCGTCTCGTTGATCCCGTTACTCGTGTTGCTGTTCTTTCTGGTGTCGTTCGTCGGCGATCAAGCGCTCGCCGAACAGGTCTCGACGACGACCGAGGGGTTCCTGCCCGAGAGCGGCCAGGTCATGCTCGAGAACGGGATCGAAGGTGATACCGGCAGCGTCGGCACCTCCCTCATCGGACTCGTTGCGCTCGTCTGGGGATCGCTGAAGATCTTCCGGGGGCTGGACACCGCCTTCTCGGAGATCTACGCGTCGACCGCGGAGAACTCCCTGGTCGACCAGCTCCGCGACGGGGCCGTCGTCTTCGCGACGATCGGCGTCGCGCTGGTCGCTGCGGCATTGGCGACCGTCGTGTTCGCGTTCTTCCCGAGTATCCCCTTCATTGGAGTGTTGAATCCGCTGTTGCTCGTGGTCGGACTGACGATCGCCTTCCTCCCGATGTACTACTTCTTCCCCGACACCGACGTCTCCGTTCGGGAGGTGCTGCCGGGCGTCGTCGTCGCCGCCGTCGGCTGGGCGGCGCTGCAGTCGCTGTTTCAGGTCTACGTCGCGTTTGCGAGTAGCTCCGACTCGGCGGGCCCGATCGGCGCGATCCTCCTCCTGCTGACCTGGCTGTACTTCGGTGGCCTGATCCTGCTCGTCGGTGTTGTCGTCAACGCGACCCACTCGGGGCATCTCGAGCTCGACGCCGACGGGACGGCGACCGACGGCATGGAACGTCCCTCAGTCGTCGCATCGGACCGCCGCAAGCGCGAGCACCTCGAGGCCCAGCTGATCGGCCTCCGGCGCGAACGCGATCAGTTGCGAAACGACCGCGCGGCACAGCGCAGCCGTCGGTACCGGCTCGAGGACCGAGTCGAGACGCTCGAAGCGCAACTCGGCGAACTCGAATCGAAAACTCGTTCCCTCGAGGACGAAAACGAGCGGCTCCGACGCGAACTCACGTCCCAGCGAGGGTCGTGGCGACGCCGACTCCGCGGCGTCCTGACGCGGGTTCGGACGCTAAACGTGGGCGTCCTCGAGACGCAGCGCGACTAG
- a CDS encoding carbohydrate kinase: MANDVLIAGETLIDFIPERAGPLEDVAGFERRPGGAPANVAVALARLDEPPLFWTRVGADPFGRYLEQTLADCGLPDRFVTRDGEAKTTLAFVTHDETGDREFSFYRDGTADTRLEPGRIGDETLADCEWVHAGGVTLAGGSSRTATLELLERAAAAGCTTSFDPNWRPELWPNEETFASVARDVLAHVDVCFATVDELELLGETGESSTDIARAVIGDVAAQAHTVFVTRGSEGAIAVADDDAPWPADTVSHSGFAVETVDTTGAGDAFVAGAIAALRAGHTLADAVAFSNAVAATATTTRGAMAALPTRDAVETLLEAE, encoded by the coding sequence ATGGCCAACGACGTGCTCATCGCTGGCGAAACCTTGATCGACTTCATTCCCGAGCGAGCCGGCCCACTCGAGGACGTCGCCGGCTTCGAGCGCCGTCCTGGCGGTGCGCCCGCGAACGTCGCCGTCGCGCTCGCCAGACTCGACGAGCCGCCGCTGTTCTGGACCCGCGTCGGGGCGGATCCGTTCGGTCGCTACCTTGAGCAGACGCTGGCCGACTGTGGCCTCCCCGACCGGTTCGTCACCCGTGACGGCGAGGCAAAGACAACGCTCGCGTTCGTCACGCACGACGAGACTGGCGACCGTGAGTTTAGTTTCTACCGCGACGGGACCGCCGATACACGTCTCGAGCCTGGCCGAATCGGCGACGAGACGCTGGCCGACTGCGAGTGGGTTCACGCTGGCGGTGTAACGCTCGCCGGTGGCTCCTCACGGACAGCGACGCTGGAGTTGCTCGAGCGGGCCGCCGCGGCCGGCTGTACGACGTCGTTCGATCCGAACTGGCGGCCCGAACTGTGGCCCAACGAGGAGACGTTCGCAAGCGTCGCTCGCGATGTGCTCGCCCACGTCGACGTCTGTTTCGCGACGGTCGACGAACTCGAGTTGCTAGGCGAAACGGGCGAGTCGTCGACCGACATCGCTCGAGCGGTGATCGGCGACGTCGCGGCCCAGGCTCACACCGTCTTCGTAACACGGGGGAGCGAGGGTGCCATCGCCGTCGCCGACGACGACGCACCTTGGCCCGCGGACACGGTTTCTCACTCCGGGTTCGCGGTCGAGACGGTCGATACCACAGGGGCTGGCGATGCGTTCGTCGCCGGAGCGATCGCCGCGCTGCGAGCCGGCCACACGCTCGCGGACGCGGTGGCATTTTCGAACGCGGTCGCGGCGACGGCGACCACCACTCGCGGCGCGATGGCGGCGCTCCCGACCCGCGATGCAGTGGAGACATTACTCGAGGCGGAGTGA
- a CDS encoding aldehyde dehydrogenase, with amino-acid sequence MATRTAQRRERLYVDGEWLETADVLSISDLAEGGAFAQVAAAGPAEARAALATAHEIKPTLRETTVVKRAEWCETIAEGLREREEELAEVIVREAGKPISSARGEVEQAAERFDRAAEEARNIVSKGEYREGSTAGHEGWQAIVKHEPIGAVLCITPYNYPLATTALQVAPAIAAGNSVLLKPASKTPISAAILADIIAAVDGMPDGAFNFVPGEAGEIGDVLAGDDRVNAIAMTGSSGAGKHVARESGMVNLHMELGGNAPAVVFDDADLTDVAGNCAKGSFKYAGQRCSAISRVLAHESVHDDLVDLLDGQMDAWQAGDLFDEDTAFGPLISEDQADWVETLVEDAVEKGAEIVRGGQRRAPEGVPNELADQFFEPTLLANVPHDARVVDEEQFGPIAAITTFEDEAEALEIANGSDLALDAAVFTSDYKRAMRMAERIDAGAVRINGAPSHGLGDVPFGGNKDSGIGREGLDASIHSMMRKKSIVL; translated from the coding sequence ATGGCAACCAGAACCGCACAGCGGCGAGAGCGGCTCTACGTCGACGGCGAGTGGCTCGAGACAGCGGATGTGCTCTCGATTTCGGATCTCGCCGAGGGTGGGGCGTTTGCACAGGTCGCCGCCGCGGGACCGGCAGAAGCACGGGCTGCACTCGCGACCGCACACGAAATCAAGCCGACGCTCCGGGAGACGACCGTCGTCAAGCGTGCCGAGTGGTGTGAAACGATCGCAGAAGGGCTCCGCGAGCGAGAGGAGGAACTCGCCGAGGTCATCGTCCGCGAGGCCGGCAAACCGATCTCGTCGGCCCGCGGCGAGGTCGAACAGGCAGCCGAGCGGTTCGACCGGGCGGCCGAGGAGGCGCGCAACATCGTCAGCAAAGGCGAGTACCGCGAGGGGTCGACGGCGGGCCACGAGGGCTGGCAGGCGATCGTCAAACACGAACCGATCGGTGCCGTCCTCTGTATCACGCCGTACAACTACCCGCTGGCGACGACCGCGTTACAGGTCGCGCCCGCGATCGCGGCCGGCAACAGCGTCTTACTCAAACCCGCGAGCAAGACGCCGATTTCGGCGGCAATCCTCGCCGACATCATCGCCGCTGTCGACGGGATGCCGGACGGCGCGTTCAACTTCGTCCCGGGCGAAGCGGGCGAGATCGGCGACGTCCTCGCCGGCGACGACCGCGTCAATGCGATCGCCATGACCGGTTCCTCGGGCGCGGGCAAACACGTCGCCCGTGAGAGCGGCATGGTCAACCTGCACATGGAACTGGGCGGGAACGCCCCGGCGGTCGTCTTCGATGATGCCGACCTCACCGACGTCGCGGGCAACTGCGCCAAAGGCTCGTTCAAGTACGCTGGCCAGCGCTGTTCGGCTATCTCGCGTGTGCTCGCCCACGAGTCGGTCCACGACGACCTCGTCGACTTGCTCGATGGCCAGATGGACGCCTGGCAGGCGGGCGATCTCTTCGACGAGGACACCGCATTCGGTCCGCTCATCAGCGAGGATCAGGCTGACTGGGTCGAGACGCTCGTCGAGGATGCCGTCGAGAAGGGCGCGGAGATCGTCCGCGGCGGCCAGCGGCGCGCCCCCGAGGGCGTCCCGAACGAACTCGCCGACCAATTCTTCGAGCCGACGCTGCTCGCGAACGTCCCTCACGACGCCCGCGTCGTCGACGAAGAGCAGTTCGGCCCGATCGCGGCGATCACGACGTTCGAAGACGAGGCGGAGGCACTCGAGATCGCCAACGGCTCTGACCTCGCACTCGACGCCGCCGTCTTCACCAGCGATTACAAGCGCGCGATGCGGATGGCCGAGCGCATCGACGCCGGCGCGGTCCGCATCAACGGTGCGCCGAGCCACGGCCTCGGTGACGTCCCCTTCGGCGGCAACAAGGACTCGGGTATCGGTCGTGAGGGACTCGACGCCTCGATCCACTCGATGATGCGCAAGAAGAGCATCGTGCTGTAG
- the dpsA gene encoding DNA starvation/stationary phase protection protein DpsA, with amino-acid sequence MSTQKTVRQSADSVEENSLRLEQDKAEQIVDALNTELANAYVLYHQLKKHHWVVEGAEFLPLHEFLEEAYEHVEEGADEIAERAQALGGVPVSGPANQEERATVEFEGEDIYDVRTMFENDLEMYGDIIESMRDSIELAENLGDHATAEILREILVTLEEDGHHFEHYLEDDTLVREDATH; translated from the coding sequence ATGAGTACTCAAAAGACCGTCCGCCAGTCGGCTGACAGTGTCGAGGAGAACAGTCTTCGCCTCGAGCAAGATAAAGCCGAGCAGATCGTCGACGCGCTGAACACGGAGTTGGCAAACGCCTACGTGCTCTACCACCAGCTGAAAAAGCACCACTGGGTCGTCGAGGGCGCGGAATTCCTCCCGCTTCACGAGTTCCTCGAAGAAGCGTACGAACACGTCGAGGAAGGCGCAGACGAGATTGCCGAGCGCGCCCAGGCACTCGGCGGCGTTCCCGTGTCGGGTCCAGCAAACCAGGAAGAACGCGCAACCGTCGAGTTCGAAGGTGAGGACATCTACGACGTCCGCACGATGTTCGAGAACGACCTCGAAATGTACGGCGACATCATCGAATCGATGCGCGACAGCATCGAACTCGCCGAGAACCTGGGCGATCACGCCACTGCCGAAATCCTGCGCGAGATCCTCGTGACGCTCGAGGAAGACGGCCACCACTTCGAGCACTATCTCGAAGACGATACGCTAGTGCGCGAAGACGCGACGCACTAA
- a CDS encoding macro domain-containing protein — translation MEYDVVQGDIAAQSADALVNAAGTSLRMGSGVAGALRRGAGGEINEDAMAKGPVDLGDVAVTDAYDLDAEYVIHAAAMPHYGDGQATAASIRNATENSLAKADELGCRSLVIPALGCGVAGFDLTEGAAIIGSVIDDYDPDTLEDVRLIAYSDAEYDAIQRATESTR, via the coding sequence ATGGAGTACGACGTCGTTCAGGGTGACATTGCCGCACAGTCAGCCGACGCGCTCGTCAACGCCGCCGGCACGAGCCTTCGGATGGGCTCTGGCGTCGCCGGCGCGCTCCGACGCGGCGCGGGCGGGGAGATCAACGAGGATGCGATGGCGAAGGGGCCGGTCGACCTCGGCGACGTCGCGGTCACCGACGCCTACGACCTCGACGCCGAGTACGTCATCCACGCGGCTGCGATGCCCCACTACGGAGACGGGCAAGCAACTGCTGCAAGCATCCGGAACGCGACCGAAAACAGCCTCGCGAAAGCCGACGAACTCGGCTGTCGCTCGCTCGTGATTCCTGCGCTCGGCTGTGGTGTCGCCGGCTTCGATCTCACGGAGGGAGCGGCGATCATCGGCAGCGTGATCGACGACTACGACCCGGACACGCTCGAGGACGTTCGCCTGATCGCCTACAGCGACGCGGAGTACGACGCGATACAGCGGGCGACCGAATCGACTCGGTAG
- a CDS encoding universal stress protein — protein MYDTILIPTDGSEQAERGIDHGLDLAAQYDATVLCLYVVDERRYGRPPALGTVEVDHEKHEDEAIELLEEIEARGRDRGVEVEHECRRGNPWDEIVTLAEREDADLIVMGRRGVTDDRRTPLGSVTEQVMRQTEIPVQAV, from the coding sequence ATGTACGATACGATCCTGATTCCGACCGACGGGAGCGAACAGGCCGAGCGCGGCATCGACCATGGACTCGATCTCGCTGCCCAGTACGACGCAACGGTGCTGTGTCTCTACGTCGTCGACGAGCGTCGATACGGAAGGCCGCCGGCGCTTGGCACTGTCGAGGTCGACCACGAGAAACACGAAGACGAAGCCATCGAACTGCTCGAAGAGATCGAAGCCCGCGGTCGCGACCGCGGCGTCGAAGTCGAACACGAGTGTCGACGCGGCAATCCGTGGGACGAGATCGTCACCCTCGCCGAGCGCGAAGACGCCGATCTGATCGTCATGGGGCGGCGTGGGGTGACAGACGACCGGCGAACACCGCTCGGAAGCGTCACCGAACAGGTCATGCGCCAGACGGAAATCCCCGTCCAGGCGGTCTGA